The following nucleotide sequence is from Pseudoliparis swirei isolate HS2019 ecotype Mariana Trench chromosome 7, NWPU_hadal_v1, whole genome shotgun sequence.
AGAATTTGGCTCCAAAACAAACCTGAGCCTCATCTGCTCCACAAATTgtaaattatgaaataaaataacatgaAAAGACTCACTTTTATATTTCTGAATCCATGACGATACTCAAAAGAAACTTTCAAACAAATAGGTTTTTATTAGATATTAAACGTCAGTGATTAAAGTTCAGTGGCTTGCATATCAGCCTGTTTGGCTTCATGCTGCCGCAGCCGGCAGTGAATTCAGCTGGATATTTACAGTTGTGGAGTAGACGCTTGTTTGGCTGGTACCCTGCGGGGGAGGCTGCATGGCACAGCAGCACAAGAGAAGGAAATACACGAGGCCCCCGAATGGAGACAGCATCAGGTGAAAAGGTGGAGTTGGTGATGAAAGTCGTTTCCTTAGAACCGATTCGACTCCATCCGAATGGAACAAAGAGAAACTTCCATTGAATAGAGACCAAGAGCAGCTCAAGGCCAACTTTATTGTGGCAGTAATTGGTAGATGACAACGGGATGTCAAGCTAATtatcaccgtgggccacattagcatcatggctgccctcaaagggccggttgtcactgtCACGCTGTATAATTCTAAATACTCCAGAACATCGTTAAATAACTATTTGAATTCTCCATTTATTCCACTCTAAAACAAAACACCTGTGACACTAACAGCCTTCACTTTTACACCACCTCATTGCCCTGGTTACAACACCCGCTCTTAAACGGACCCTGTCACGTATATTGTAAGCCGCCCCACTAGTTCCCACTTGAAGTAAAGGTGATCCTATGTCTTTCAAGGCATGGCGGGCCTTGggtttgacacctgtgcattATGTGTTCCACTGTGCGGCTGGAGCTCATAGGAAGctcaaggtcgtcggttcgatccccgcccaTAGTTTGCGTGTGtcaagtgcccttgagcaagacactgaaccctcaGCTGCTCTCTGGTTGCCTCACTAATAACTAAGGATTGGTTCAATAAAAGCAGGATTTCTCCACTTTTGGATTAATACAGTATATTATGAACAATGACTGATTATAGGATGTTTGTTGTCTGTGGTGTTAATGTGTAGTCGTTTGGTTTGTTGGACGATGTATCCAAGAGTGATAcaaaaggagatgaagaaactaaataaaacaaagaagtCTAAAAACCGAGAAGAGGCAATTAACCTTTTGCGTTCCCTCCACTTGGAACTCGCCCTTTGTTTTCCTACCGCTGGGAATAAATCAACTCTCCTTCCAGCTCGGCCGAGGCTTCACAGTACGACTACAAAGACAAAGACCTGCTCTATGAATAAACCTTTCATTTAATGTCATTGTTTTATCTTAGTGCAGTCATTCTAgatagacttttatttttaatttcagTGAAGAGATGGAGAGCAACACATTTAAATTTGATAACAATTAAGTAAAAGTTTATAACTTCACAAAagagtatttaaaataaaatcttaCAATCATTCTTAAAATTGATGTGAAACTAAATCAAACAAAAATTGAAAAGCATTATAGAAcaaaatattctaaatacaAACATATTGCAGACATGGCTCATCTTCTGGACCAAATTACCACAATGTCAGGTTGTGAGTCGTTTCCtggttctgtttattttatggtCGTGCTTTCGACTTTTACTGTGAGGCACTTTGTGACTTCAGATGCCAAAAAGTCGCAGTATGAATAAACGATTCTAAACTTAACTTATGCAAAGGTTAAAAGTAAACAGAttaacttcatttaaaaaatttaaaaaatgaattaagCCGGGTGGAAACCTGCTGGAGTGTAAAAAACACACCCAAAAGAGCTCCACATCTTGTAACAGACATATTTCACAGCAGCTGcatcttctctcacacacaacttAAACTGTCATTTCTATAATTATTCTCCACCGTCCCCTGCAATGTCGGCAAACACAATAATTATGTATTAGGAACACAAACAACTAACATGCACATGTGTGGATGTGAAAACACACCCAGAAAAAGTCAAATTCAACATTTCCGTACTAAAGTTCTAAACTCAGGCCAGCTGTTGGTAACTTCATGTTGGTGACCTCAGTAGTGGTAGATCCGGTTCCACTTGTCCACCGCAGTGGAGACGATTCAGTGCTGGCCTTCACTCTTCATCCTACAGGCCACAGCTGTGATCAGCGCTGCTCCCTTCCCACTTCCATCCTCCGACTTGTGGAAGGTCACCTGGCACTGCGGCGCCAAATCCTGCAACGTCTCTTGCATGATGCTGGAGAAACttaaggaagagggagggaggaaagggaacCAGTGTTACATTTCAATCCTCACATCTTTGAGGCAAACCTTGCAGCTTGGcattaaagaataaagaaaacattaagTAGTTGTAAAACTCAAAATGGAAGAACTTGAACATGTCATGCTTCTGATTCTACTGGGCTTATGCACACCCAATAGTTGTGTTGGGACAAGAGCGCTCCTTACTGAGGGTGCGTCTTGTAAAGGGTGCCGTCCACTCCCACGGTGATGGAGAGCTGATTCAGGTTGCGGTTCTCTCGCATCTTGTCGATCACGGCAGCTAAACCGGCGCCACAGAGCTGGGCGGCGCGGCGCGAAACCACACTGCACACCTCCTTCACCAGCACGCTGTCGTCACACGTGGAGCTCGTGAGGCCCAGGTGCTGCAGGATGGAGCGGACCTGTCGCATGGCCAGGCGGTCACTTTGGGGTCGGACAGAATTAGAGTCATAAACACAAAATAGATGGCTAACATGCAGAGTGTGATTCTTTGTAGCAATGATTTTATTTCATTCAACTTAATGTGATAATACTGGAGGATGAATGCCGTTGTGTTACACAGACGAAAACACATGAGTTCATGTATTATTCAGTACTTTAATCTCCATGTAAAGACACTTAACTATACGTGGCCATAAGTGCACCGATATAATCAGTTAATAAGCTGCTGACAGACAGTTCAATGCAACCTTATTAGAGCCCGAGCACTGTCCATTAACTTCCACACAAATGTAAGACGTTCATAACCTCAACGCACAAAGCTTTTGATATATAGCGGAACACAGTTGCCGTGGCGACGCATTCTTCGCCATGAAACACCAAACGCACACATTTAAAGTCCTAAATGTGGTTATCCGATAGGATTCTAATGCTTTCGGCGATTTAGACGATTTAGTTCTGGCAGTCCGTTTCACCGACAATTTGCGaagcacatttaaaaagtcaTCAACAAGTCTCTTGGAGCCGAGTCAAAACCGAACCTGAAGTCGGCCTTCTTTAATTTTGTGCGAGTTTCTCATTAGTATTTTTAAGCCATTTCTAGGCGCTGTACTTTAATAAACTCCACCAATGCTTTTTATTAAATCAACATTTAATTTGTTCAGAACTAGCTAAAGACCTGAGTGATTAAATGACCTGGTACGGTCTAACTCGTGTCGCGTCTCATGCTCACTGAACTGCATGGCCGTTCTACTCGTATCCTCGACGTGCAGGAAGGTCCAAGGGCCTGATCAATTGCATACGGCATTATTTATGTCGACACAAGTGAAATGCCGTGTGCACAAAGCTTACCGGTCTTATTTgctgaaagataaataaaagattTTGCAACTTGGAGGAACATGAGGATATCAAACGTTAGATGAAAAACAGACAATAAGTCCGTCAAGCTTTGTGCACACACCATTTCATTTGTGTGTACACATAGATCATGCCTTATTGCTTTTAGTATGTCGGTATTATTTTCACATAATACCTTATGCTTCTTATACCCTTCCTCAAAATAAATGCTTTTAAGTGGGCGTTAGCGCCCCAAGAACTCTTCAGTtgaatgtgtataaatgtgtttgAGGACTGATAGTTAACAACTGATAAGCTACATTTTATATCCCTGAAAGATTACACAAACATATTTGAGATTTAACGTGTTAATGAATAACTGTCTTTATTCCCTACAGCAGTCAATTAGACCGCATCTCCACGCGTCTAAAACAAGTGCGAACAGGGTTACCGAGACTTATTTGTAATACTCACCTTTCAATCTGTGACAGGAACTTAGTCTCGAAGATGCACTGGGTCTTGAGTCGCTCGGACAGTTTCCCTCTGAACAGCAAGCCCTTGGCGGTGAAATCTAGCAGCACGTTCCTCACGACCTCCCCCAGGTACATGCCACTGATCATCTTCTCATACctcagagaaaaaaacacaattggAAAACGTCCCAAAGCAATACATTGCTAACATTTAtaatattcaaataaataatctaATTTACAATTTTCTTATGCTATacagctttttttatttgtagtgTCAGCCTGActttattttcatgaataaaagAGAATAAACAAAAACTGGCAGTGGTTGAGAGGTTGGTTATTTAAACTTCATATTAGGAAAAGCCCAGATGTGTTCAATAACATTAATGAGAGCTGCATTCAACCTCCTCACAGTAAGAGGGGCCCCGGGTTTGACCCCGGATCGAGCggcccttctgtgtggagtttgcacgttctccccgtggcagcgcgGCTTCCGTTCGGGTTCTCCGACTtactcccacagtccaaagacacgcAGCTTAAGTTCATTGATGACTTTAAAATGCCCGTaggtgagaatgtgtgtgtgaaagctcgtctgtctccatgtgtctcagcCCAGGGCGACCTGTCCAGCCTGTCAGCCGAGATCGGTTCGTCACATTGTCGGCCGTTTCTGACCTGCAGCTCTCTAGGTGCTGGACCAATTTATAAAAGTGCTGCCCCATTAGTTACGTGTTCTCCATGTAGGGGACTGCCAAACCGAAGCCACCGGAGAAGTCCCACGGAAAGGATCAGAGGTGGTGAGGGTCAGCCAGGTGGGCAGAGTGTAAAGCAAAGTTTGATTTAATCAACCTAGAATTATTAATGCGAGCTAGAAGCACAAGCAGCTCAACTTAGATCTGCTGTGCATTGAAAGATAGAAACATAAACTGCAGCTCAGGCACAAACTGTGTAACTGTGAACCCAAGCTGCAGCAACAGTGGGATCAAACAGCATTTGGATTGACAGCATAACCAATCTGCCCACACGATGCTACAAGGTCATTAGACGAGAGGACGCTTTTTTCAATTagtaacagcattgtagaaaagcgagacaacaaacggctaagatacgttgattagagacgtatttgtaatacgtcaaatacaaacgtaatcgggGGAGAAATACGTTTGTCAAACCTAATTGCACGTTACGTTTTAGTTCAGGGTTAATAGGATTTTCATGATACAGGGTTGGCCCTGGGCACCTTCTTGCTCATTAGTTTATATTTGCTTATTATTTGTGACTAAGTGATGCCGTTTGATGCGAGTGTTTGCcctttttggttgtttttcatGGATACAAAGTGGATTTTATCATGTCATAAACTACACATCCAATACCTCTGTTTCCCAGGATTGGTTGAGCAATTATCGACAATGTGATCGAACTCGGTGCAGAAGTCATCAAGTACGCCATTGTCACCAAATGCTCCCCACTCCATGTTGACACACATGCGGCCATCATTCCCCTCCACCAGCTCGATGTTCTGCATTTCCTCCATGAAGCACGCATTAGTCCCCGTGCCTGAGTTAAAGAGATGTGGACAAGTATTACCGGAAGCAGACATCTGTCAATCTTCAATGAGCATCATTCCaaagtgaaaaaataaaagcacacaacaacaaaacaccacTTAATGTTTGGTCACATTGAATtgattttaacatttaaaaatggcCAGAAGAGATAAGAGACTGGCTTCCAGAGAGGAAGCAGGGACAGACTTACCCACAATGAGTCCCACTTCACATTGGGGGTCCTCATAGCTGCAGGTCATCATGGTTCCCACGGTGTCATTAACCACAGCCACAAAGTTCAAGTCAAATTCCTGGAAGCAGGGATAAAGTGATTGACATCTAGAATACTGAAAACACAGTTTTTGTAATTATAAATATCAGATATATAGTAATAAGTAGCTCCATATTAAAATCCCCTCTCCTTTTGACAAGTCTGTCTTCCCTATTTGACGCCGTTCCATTATAACCTTTCAGCATATTGTAATTAAAGTGAGATAAGAGAAGACGAGACTAGACTCTCCTCAGAGAATGTACTGATTGCATTAGTGTGGAAAGACTTATGCACATTAACATATACATgattacacttttctttttcttttccttgggCATGTCAGAGCTGGACATCTTGCACGTTAGATCCATCTAAGATGGAGGTTGGTGGCCCTGAAGCCACGGTTAGCACGCATGTGACCAAGCTCAATCTGAGCCGAGAGCGAATCATCCAAAGTAAAACAGAAAGAAGGACTACTGGTAAAACCATGAAGAAGTCATAGATAAC
It contains:
- the hk2 gene encoding hexokinase-2 isoform X2; the protein is MVTAVAYRLAAQHAERQLILDTLRLSRENLLEVKKRMSEEMVRGLSKETHEQASVKMLPTFVRDTPDGTEHGDFLALDFGGSSFRVLLVRVRSGKGHNVDMHHKIYTIPQETMQGTGEELFSHIVFCISDFLEYMGMAGASLPLGFTFSFPCHQSKLDQGILLNWTKGFKASGCEGQDVITLLKEAVHRRREFDLNFVAVVNDTVGTMMTCSYEDPQCEVGLIVGTGTNACFMEEMQNIELVEGNDGRMCVNMEWGAFGDNGVLDDFCTEFDHIVDNCSTNPGKQRYEKMISGMYLGEVVRNVLLDFTAKGLLFRGKLSERLKTQCIFETKFLSQIESDRLAMRQVRSILQHLGLTSSTCDDSVLVKEVCSVVSRRAAQLCGAGLAAVIDKMRENRNLNQLSITVGVDGTLYKTHPHFSSIMQETLQDLAPQCQVTFHKSEDGSGKGAALITAVACRMKSEGQH